AGTTCTGTATAATATTTCCATTAAGTGAACAGCTTCTCTGAGTGACAATCCACCACGTACTAAAACAAATGAACTGTAAGAATtaggataaaaattatttaaacgaaagcAGATAATTTACCAGGAGTTCCTGTACATGGTGCTTCTAATGGGTCTAAAGAATCAATATCAAAACTAACATGTAATGATTTTGATTCATTAGGATCTATTTTATTTAGTGCCATGTAAACAACATCATGAATACCTGGACAAAGATATCATTTAATAATTGATTTGTTAATGTTTTGGTcagcttaaatatataatattaccatatcttTCAACATCTTCCATACCAAAAGCAGTAATAccaaatttttcaataactAGTCTTTCATAACGATCAACAGATCTTAATCCAATATAAGCTACATTTCtaattgataacctgtaaataattataacatatttaatatattatcttaTCTATTTTGTTTTGgtaatattattgtaatataattacaaattacattgGCTGTTGCCAATCCATTCCTGGTAGATGTGGCCAGTAATCAGCTAATTCAGAAGTTAATAATGCTACAGGCATTCCATGAACATTTCCACTTTCGCtagttttatttgtatttagatCTGCATGAGCATCAACCCATATAACagctatattttctttttcctttaatgttataaagtataatatacaatgtGGAAAGAAAAAACTGtaatttttaaagaagtaaATTATACCTTAACATGACCATCTATAGTTCCAATTCCTACACTATGATCACCACCAATAGTCAATACTCGTCGATCATCTTTCAAAATTTCTTGAACTTTCTCAGATAAATAACTTGTACAGCCAGCAACATCACCCAAGTGTGACATGTTATTTACTCCATCTACATTTTTTGCTTTATATGAAATATCACCATAATCTTTCACATCTAACCCTTTTTTAATGTAAGGAGTTACAAAAATTAGATTTTTAGTTTTTAAAACTGTTTGAAATcaatgaaatatgtaataataactaCCTAATGATTTTAATTCTCGCACTAATCCAGCTGTTCTAATTGCCTCTGGACCATGTGCTACACCTTCCTTATGCTATATTTATAattgctgtatattattactttatatattatgttactaTATTACCATGTACTATAATACCTGTCCTTTATCAAATGGCACCCCAATTATTCCAACTTTGCCATAATTGCGATTTCCAAGTCTGGTAATAACactttgtattttctttaatatattcattttgtATATATGCTGTTTTAATGTAGAATTTAATAAGCTAAAGTAACTGTTTATTGACCTATGCCCTCAGACTGTTGTAATACATATCTGTTGTAATATAGATAACACATGAGATTTACAGCACAAATTATAACATAGTTGTGCAAGAACAGAACTTAAAAAAAACttaaaaagtttattaaattgAGGATTACTACTTGTCGTAATATTTCGCATTTATTATGTGTAACATTTCTTataaatgatttattatataaattattattagatatgtataattaatacgcaataaaaatatttttaatatttgataataatagtACTTATATCACAATTTACAACACgtaaacaaaaaatttattcaacagcttacaattaaaaaatttttattcctaaCTTCTTTCTGTGTGGTAAAATTTATTTGGGACCAATCATATTTTCGGGCTTCACCCATTGATCAAATTGTTCTGCAGTTATGCCATTCTTCAATGCTGATTCTTTTAACGTGAGATTTTCTGCATGGGCTTGCTTGGCAATTTTAGCAGCCTgaaaaatataacttttatattatatttgaagaTTGTAATAAACCAgtcttcttttaattaaaaaattctaatacCTTATCATAACCAATATGTGGATTTAAAGCAGTAACAAGCATTAAACTTTCATTTAAAAGTTTACTGATACGATCTACATTCGGTTTAATACCGACGACGCAGTTCTTTGTAAATGAGGCACAGGCATCACCTAATAGTCTTGCAGATCTTAATGTATTTGCGACTATCATAGGTTTAAATACATTAAGCTCAAAATGGCCATTACTTCCACCAATAGATACAGCAACTTGATTACCCATGACTTGGCAACAAACCATAGTCATTGCTTCGCATTGTGTTGGATTAACTTTACCAGGCATAATAGAACTTCCTGGCTCATTTTCAGGAAGAGATAATTCCCCTAAACCGCAACGAGGTCCACTTCCCAAAAATCGAATATCATTAGctatctaaatagaaattttatataacgtaaaataacaaatatagatttttttaatcgaatattcCTTAAACATACCTTCATAAGCGAAACTGCCACTGTATTCAGCGCGCCATGCACTTCTACCATAGTATCTTTAGTCGCTAAAGCTTCAAATTTATTAGGAGCAGTTACAAATGGTAATCCAGTAATTTCTGCAATCTTTGCTGCTGATTTTTCCGCAAAACCTTTTGGTGCATTTAATCCTGTTCCTACTGCAGTACCACCAAGTGCTAACTCATATAATCTTGGAAGAGTATCTTTTACCCTTTTAATGCCATTACAAACTTGTGCTGCATAACCTGTATTACAATTATTtgcttttataaaaatagtttaatacatatattttaatcctGAATATTTTAACCCCAACCTGAAAATTCTTGTCCTAGTGTTAAGGGCACAGCATCTTGAGTATGAGTTCtaccaatttttataatatctttCCATGCATTAGCCTTTTCTTCTAATGCTGCATGTAATTTTTCCAAACCAGGAAGTAATACCCTGTTAATTTCCAAAGCAACTGCTATGTGCATAGCAGTAGGAAATGTATCATTGCTACTTTGAGATTTATTTACATGATCATTTGGATGGACAGGATCCTTTGATCCAAGTTTACCACCAAGTAATTCAATTGCACGATTTGAAATTacctaaataaaattaataaactagTTACAAATCTACCCAATTAtacttaaattatttaataatgcgTTAATACCTCATTGGTGTTCATATTGCTTTGCGTACCAGAACCTGTTTGCCAAATTACCAGTGGAAAATGATCATTATAAAGGTCTCCACATATAACATCATCTGCAGCTTTACTAATAGCATCTGCTATTTTTGCATCCATTCCATATTCTTTATTTACTAGAGCAGCAGctttctttaatatacccattGCGACAATAACCCCATACtaaagaaatattcaaaatataaacTAAGAATGTTATATGCATTAAAACTTCCTTTctctatattaaataattagatttTCTTACAGGCATTCGTTCAAAACTATCACCAATTGGAAAGTTCATTTTTGACCGCATTGTTTGTGCTCCATAATATTTGTCAGCAGGAACCTTTAGTTCACCAAAAGTATCCCTTTCAATTCGAAATTCACCACTTGACTCCTGAAATTACAACATTAAGAATTTATTACAATACTAATGAtgaaatttgtttataaaaataatttgtgcTCATATACCATATTGAAAAggtaaattatataatagaacTGAATGAATATAGCTTCAAAATGAGTACTATAGCAGTTTGAACAGAGGAAATTGAAGGTCAGTCAGATGAAGCCAGTTATAAAACCATGTATGTGATAATATGTATGTAGATATGTACTCAGATAGGTTTTTATGCttgtacaatattaaattaaaaaaaagagaacacaacacaaaagaattatatacataattatgtaatataaaaatgaaatatataaatatagcatCTTCCATTATATAAACATAAGGATTTAATACGTcacgtttaattaatattttctataaaataaaaaatttgtatcatACCATCTAGTTTCATAAAATTCATTCCACAATCTCTATTTTCACTGAAAAAGTTCCTGTTTTCGTTTTCGTTTAGAGATGATTAATCCGATTAAATGTCAGACGTGTTCAATTGTTATATTACAAATGACATCGCAACATCTCAAAAATAtgctaaaaaaattatttataacaagGCAGTACattttttgtttataatattctGTAAAACTATTTCAAGAACTGGTTCTTTAATGATTATGTAAAAATAGTGCACGAACCAATTTAAAGATTTTAGGCGAGAATAGTAGAAAAGAGTAAATTACGAGaaaggataaataaaataatttagctataaatttaagaaagcgttattaagaaataatgcatttttaagtcataagatttattttatatgacATAGTAGTACCTTTTTATTGCCTTTAGAAACTACCGATGTATACAATGACAGCCTTAATGTTAAAAAAGCCGAAGATTTCTTTAATTCCAATAATCCATGATTGATAAGTGAACATTTCAATAAACTTAAtgtcattttaataatttttaacgtcTAGTTCTTTCAACAATCGTTCCAAAAGTTAAAAAGGATGAAAAGAATAAGTAAAAACGACTGAAAACGGCACAAGAGTAAAAGCTCTGAAAGAAGTGTGCACTAATGAGTAGCTTGAAAACTAAGCACAAAATATGCTATAGTTAGATAGATTCTAAGCCAAGTGAAGTGAGCTAAGTGAAGATATCAATTTTATTGCAGTTGCAAACATACAGTCGAGATATTGTGCGCAAACAAATAAGACCGTGATTGGTTTATTTAGTACATTAactgattttaattaattcaatattattatgaataaaaatgtattctgTTAGACTGCAATAAGATTATTTGGAGTTTGTGAAGTGTTATTCTTATAAAAACTGTGTTAGATGTATTTTAATAGAAACATGTAaaagaagtaatcgaaaagtttaCATGTTGGTATTTGAAATTTCTGATTGGTGAGCTACCATCCTGGTTTCCAAAAACATGAACTTTCAAACATACCATATAAACGTACCCAtgaaattcttttccttttgaATTGTTCTACTTTCAATTACGAATACAATGTCGACCAATTAATAATATGTTAATTATCGGCGAAATTATGTAGTATTTTTACCAACTTATTAACTTTCGTCGCCATTGTATTTATGTTATATGTGCGTGGTGGTATTGCGTGTAGTTGAAGTAACAAAATTATGGTGTATTTTTGAAAAAACGTCATCTAAATAGTAGTCGATAACAAACCGATAAATTTGTGTAACACGGTCTTATCATACTAGTCGTGTGTCAATTGGAACTGGGAATTTCTAGTGACATCGAGAGTAATTATTCAATGATTAAACGAAGCGGTTAACACgcttattgaattttaataactttaGCAAAATTTTAAGATTTACGTCTCATGTAAACAGCACGAGAATCTTTACATGTCATCCTGCTTAATGATCCTTATTATGTAATTTATGCAAAAGGGAATGCTATGCACAAAAAATTGTGGTTAAAACTTCGTCGAGCTTGCATTACAAGTTGTGTCTTTCGAAAATGACtgacttttcttccttttctacttTTACGAGGTAAGTTAAAAACGTGTTTTATCAAATGCAACATGTGCCGTTCCCATCTTCTATGTAAATAAACAAAAGTTTCTTACTACAATTACAAGTTATTTTACGAACAACATGTCTTCCACcttttaatttgataaaaaatacgTTTTTTATCCTTAACCTAGAATGTCACGAGTACCGGGCTTCTTGTTCTCAAGTAATCtctaaaataatttgaaatcattGTAGCATTTTAGCATAATCAGTTGTATTCTTTAATTTCTTGTaatatatgtttaaaatttatttggcTAAGATATGAAACTCGATTTTGGTATATAATCATTGCACATAACCGATCATTAATATTAGATtaacttatatttatttttcaattaaaatcctGGAAAAAAGCTTAATTTTAAGTTTAGAAAGTGTAATGTGCTTTGGAGAAGCAATTTCTAAAGTTAAAAAGTTTTGTATGATATTTATTGGTTTTATTTAAGATGTTGTTTAAGTTGTGAGTTAAAGTGTGGTTtaagtataattatttaaagtaaATGTTTTCAAAAGTTAATTATTGTAATCAAGGAACAAAATATCAATAAGAGTCttacaaacaaaaataatattatttttttttgcaAAGTTATATgatgaaatttgatattagtgtGACAAATATTATTGCAAACAAGAatgtttttgtatatttattggatGCAAATTAACCTTTATGTGAAGGAAtcacattattttattaaattatagttTAGCCATATTGTTATGAAAGATATAAACAGTAGTCTTATAAGCCctcaaaagtttaataaaagaaatagaaataaatatttgagtatttaagaattatttttatgactATAAATTTTAGTGTATTTATGAATTTGCAGGGTAATCAATaaagtattaaattttgtaaaatgtacTATTAGAACCAGTTTTGTGATACTCAACAATATTTATTGTATACCAACATATGTAGTATGGATGACATTATTGTTCCCTGTAAAAGTTTATCAACCACAAGTATATTGGAGAATCGAAGGATTATTTTTCCATTGGCTATTAGCAATGGTATCTACGTGGACTTGGTCTGCAGGTTATGATAGTgagtatacaaataatttatatatttaattaaaatagcaatattaaaataatattgaaataacaaataacatgtaatttatagtAATAGAACAAGGTGATGATATACAAGAAATTATTAGTGAAAGAACATTAGTAATAGCAAATCATCAAAGTACTGGTGATGTTCCTATACTCATGACAACATTTAATGCTAAGCCAAATGTATTACCTAATCTAATGTGGATTATGGATaggatttttaaatttactaacTTTGGTATAGTTTCTATTTTACACCAGGACTTCTTCATTGTATCTGTAAGTGACTATAGATTTGTTAGTTTATTAATAACATCTTAAGTAACTGGGTTACTTTATTTTTGATGATATTTTGTGTTAGGGTCGAAAACAAAGGGAAGGGAGTTTAAAAAAGCTAGAAAAGCATTTAAAAGAAACATATATTCCATTGAACAGAAAATGGATGGTTCTCTTCCCAGAAGGAGGTTTTTTATGTAAAAGACGAGAGACATCACAAAAATATGCTAAAAAGAATAATTTGCCAATTCTTGAAAATGTAACGTTACCGCGGGTAGGAGCAATGCAAACTATATTTGATACGATTGGTCCATCACTAGAAAATAATACAGCAGAACAACAATTGAACAGTAGGccaagtaaataattttatagaaactgTAGTTTAACTTAAGTTCTTGTTTAATTACAATATGTTAAGTAATAATATGTATTGCTAATCTGTATAAACTTTTTATAGATATGACGGCAGCTAAACCACAAATCAATTGGATTCTAGATATAACGATAGCATATCCTCAAGGTAAACCACTTGACTTACCAACAATTATAACTGGTTCACGACCACCATGTGAAACAGTATTATTTTACCGAGTTTTTCCTAGCTCAGTGGTAAGTTTTTTAAACATATGTAGATCGTCACTCGTTCATATTTTCCatgagaatattttattacatcatTGATTTTAGGTCCCACGAGAACCCGAATTATTGTCTAAATGGTTATATGATAGATGGGTTGAAAAAGAATCACTTTTGGAAAACTTTTACAAGTATGGATCATTTCTTGGCACTCAAGCACCTGTCAATGAAGGTTCTAAAATCCATCAGGATCCATTGAGATTCCTAGtccttcatttattttttataacatctagttatatacattataatatgTTTACGTATGTACTATCTTGCTTCTGGTAAAGCGTTTTATACTATACAAGAAATTACGTTCAAATATGTaagtaaaattaaattgtagtaaagtaaaaatattcctGCCTCAAATATTATTCTTGATGTTGACTAACAAAACTAACGGATGTATGGATTGTCAATTTCAAATGAATGTTTATAATCTAATTATGCCATAGGTAGTGAATTGCAAGTACCCGTTTCGTTACCATTCAGATTTAATCGTCATTATTTGCCTATTTTTTTGATGGTACGAATATAATTTCAAGTATGCTTCATATTACAATAAGTTATCAACAACTTTATGGAGGACTGGGATCtccaaaaatattaatttgagaCACTTATTTGCTGCTATTTTTTCATATTGACTTCACAACAATAACTTACAGTTCGCGGTATAGTATAAAACGCTTATATTTggtaaacaaaattaataat
The Bombus terrestris chromosome 10, iyBomTerr1.2, whole genome shotgun sequence genome window above contains:
- the LOC100647507 gene encoding arginase, hepatic, producing MNILKKIQSVITRLGNRNYGKVGIIGVPFDKGQHKEGVAHGPEAIRTAGLVRELKSLGLDVKDYGDISYKAKNVDGVNNMSHLGDVAGCTSYLSEKVQEILKDDRRVLTIGGDHSVGIGTIDGHVKEKENIAVIWVDAHADLNTNKTSESGNVHGMPVALLTSELADYWPHLPGMDWQQPMLSIRNVAYIGLRSVDRYERLVIEKFGITAFGMEDVERYGIHDVVYMALNKIDPNESKSLHVSFDIDSLDPLEAPCTGTPVRGGLSLREAVHLMEILYRTKRLNAVDLVEVNPFIGNQHDIQLTVEAAIHIIQAGFGYTRRGLKVPKGVTDMPLQTFR
- the LOC100647385 gene encoding probable fumarate hydratase, mitochondrial isoform X1, producing the protein MTLSLLKCSLINHGLLELKKSSAFLTLRLSLYTSVVSKGNKKESSGEFRIERDTFGELKVPADKYYGAQTMRSKMNFPIGDSFERMPYGVIVAMGILKKAAALVNKEYGMDAKIADAISKAADDVICGDLYNDHFPLVIWQTGSGTQSNMNTNEVISNRAIELLGGKLGSKDPVHPNDHVNKSQSSNDTFPTAMHIAVALEINRVLLPGLEKLHAALEEKANAWKDIIKIGRTHTQDAVPLTLGQEFSGYAAQVCNGIKRVKDTLPRLYELALGGTAVGTGLNAPKGFAEKSAAKIAEITGLPFVTAPNKFEALATKDTMVEVHGALNTVAVSLMKIANDIRFLGSGPRCGLGELSLPENEPGSSIMPGKVNPTQCEAMTMVCCQVMGNQVAVSIGGSNGHFELNVFKPMIVANTLRSARLLGDACASFTKNCVVGIKPNVDRISKLLNESLMLVTALNPHIGYDKAAKIAKQAHAENLTLKESALKNGITAEQFDQWVKPENMIGPK
- the LOC100647385 gene encoding fumarate hydratase, mitochondrial isoform X3, which produces MESSGEFRIERDTFGELKVPADKYYGAQTMRSKMNFPIGDSFERMPYGVIVAMGILKKAAALVNKEYGMDAKIADAISKAADDVICGDLYNDHFPLVIWQTGSGTQSNMNTNEVISNRAIELLGGKLGSKDPVHPNDHVNKSQSSNDTFPTAMHIAVALEINRVLLPGLEKLHAALEEKANAWKDIIKIGRTHTQDAVPLTLGQEFSGYAAQVCNGIKRVKDTLPRLYELALGGTAVGTGLNAPKGFAEKSAAKIAEITGLPFVTAPNKFEALATKDTMVEVHGALNTVAVSLMKIANDIRFLGSGPRCGLGELSLPENEPGSSIMPGKVNPTQCEAMTMVCCQVMGNQVAVSIGGSNGHFELNVFKPMIVANTLRSARLLGDACASFTKNCVVGIKPNVDRISKLLNESLMLVTALNPHIGYDKAAKIAKQAHAENLTLKESALKNGITAEQFDQWVKPENMIGPK
- the LOC100647627 gene encoding acyl-CoA:lysophosphatidylglycerol acyltransferase 1 isoform X1 codes for the protein MTDFSSFSTFTRVINKVLNFVKCTIRTSFVILNNIYCIPTYVVWMTLLFPVKVYQPQVYWRIEGLFFHWLLAMVSTWTWSAGYDIIEQGDDIQEIISERTLVIANHQSTGDVPILMTTFNAKPNVLPNLMWIMDRIFKFTNFGIVSILHQDFFIVSGRKQREGSLKKLEKHLKETYIPLNRKWMVLFPEGGFLCKRRETSQKYAKKNNLPILENVTLPRVGAMQTIFDTIGPSLENNTAEQQLNSRPNMTAAKPQINWILDITIAYPQGKPLDLPTIITGSRPPCETVLFYRVFPSSVVPREPELLSKWLYDRWVEKESLLENFYKYGSFLGTQAPVNEGSKIHQDPLRFLVLHLFFITSSYIHYNMFTYVLSCFW
- the LOC100647627 gene encoding acyl-CoA:lysophosphatidylglycerol acyltransferase 1 isoform X2, with translation MTLLFPVKVYQPQVYWRIEGLFFHWLLAMVSTWTWSAGYDIIEQGDDIQEIISERTLVIANHQSTGDVPILMTTFNAKPNVLPNLMWIMDRIFKFTNFGIVSILHQDFFIVSGRKQREGSLKKLEKHLKETYIPLNRKWMVLFPEGGFLCKRRETSQKYAKKNNLPILENVTLPRVGAMQTIFDTIGPSLENNTAEQQLNSRPNMTAAKPQINWILDITIAYPQGKPLDLPTIITGSRPPCETVLFYRVFPSSVVPREPELLSKWLYDRWVEKESLLENFYKYGSFLGTQAPVNEGSKIHQDPLRFLVLHLFFITSSYIHYNMFTYVLSCFW